Part of the Brassica oleracea var. oleracea cultivar TO1000 chromosome C8, BOL, whole genome shotgun sequence genome is shown below.
CTCTCTCTCTAAAAGATTTGTAAGAGATAAGAGAGAGAAAGCTTTTTCCAATTTTGTTAACCGATAGATGTTTTTTTTTATAGAGATTAAAGTTGTAGAAATTAAACAAAGAGTCAAGAGTTGTAGAAATTAAGCAAAGAGAGTGAATAAACTTTACTGTAGAAAAATGTGCAACATAGGACTGGAAAAATGCTCCCAAAGATTACTATGTTTGAAGTTTGATCCCCTGCCCTGTAACGAGTCTTTTTTCTTTTTGACACATGAAAAACTAGAAGAGACATTTGAGTACACCAAAAAAAAAACACCTATAAATTGTTCAAAACAGAAACAAGAAGAAAGCTCAGATCCAGAAGTCTCGCATGTAGGAAGCAATTGAGTTTTCTGAGTATCTGGTTGAGAAAGAAACTTTGGGAAGCTTCATCTTTCTCAACTCTTGATCCGTTCCAGTTCTTCTTCCGCTGTTTTCAACTGCAGACGCAATGTGTGTACTTTCCTCTCCAGCTCTTCTACATTGCTTCTGCTTGTCGTTGGATGGTACGGCGTCAAGAACTTATCCGAGAATGCCTTTAACGCTTCCACCCCTGTCACCTGTGTCATCCCACAACAAGTTTATATCCCAGGATATTCCTTCTCGTATCTATTGAGAGTCTCATGCCTTCTTACCTCTTCGGGAAGCAGAGGAAGTTTTGTGATATTGAAGTCATCGTATAGCATATAAAACTGATCAAGGTACTTCTGCTGCATCCGCATCCTTGCTCTGAGCAACTTGGATTCCACATCTAGACAAGAGAGGCAAGTGATATAATAGTCGTGTACACTAAAACAAGGTTTTATACGGGAAGATAGGCACAAATAGAAAGGGAAAAAAAAAATCTGCAAAAAGTAGCACCTTCGTCATCGTAGAGTACTTGGTTGATGATGATGTTATGCGTGTCGATCTCAAACTTGGCGAGTTCCTGAACTAATCTCTCTGTTTCATAGAGAGACAAGAACTCAGGGATGCAGACACAGACGAACGTTGTCAAATCCTGCGCATTTTTATCAAATTGCACCAATCAGAATCTTCACCAATGCATAGTGTCAAACAAAATTCATAAAGAGAAGCGACACATATATGGAAAGTTAAATGTCGTAGTAGGAATTGTGCAGTAATACAAAACCAAAACCGTGAACAGAATGAAGAAACTGTTATGAACACTGGAAAAAAAAAAGGAAGCAAAGGAACCAAGGTTACCGGGTCTTTAAACTGGCGATTAACTTGTTCAATGACATCCTTCAAGCCCTCAAGTCTTCCCAAGAGAGCATCCTCCCCAAACTCATCTTCCATGCCAAACATACGGCTCATCTGATTCATCAAGCCACCAAAGCGACTCTTCAAGGACATCAATTTGGAAAGGCCCTTTTCAAGAGTGGCGGGGAACTGCAAGAGACGGAGAGTGTGACCAGTAGGAGCGGTGTCAAAGACAATAGTTGCATAATCCATTGTTTGGACCAACCTATAAAGAAGAAAAGAATGAGACTTTATAGTAAAATGGGAAGAAGGAAGGAAGGAAGAGAGGCGGTTGCATACTTGAGCATCTCAGCAAAACTCATGGCCTCATCGATTCCAGGAATGGCATTGGCCAAATCAGAGAACAGACTATCCATCCCTTCAGGGCCAGCTAAGTCATCAGTCTCAACAGTAGGATCCACCTCCTGAGAAAAGCAATTATATGAAGAATACAAATTAGTCTCCACATCAAACCTAATCCCCAAAAAAAGAATTGATGCAAATCATCCCGAAATTTACAACTAGTCAAAATCGAGCAAAGAATTGTCGCAGATTGAGATTGGATTCGAGAGATAAGAAGGGATCTAGGAAAGGAGGAGATCGAATACAATAATACCATGGCAAAGAGATTGGAGAAGCCTTGGACCAAAGTGGGGGATTTAGTGAAGCGCTGCTGAAAGGCGTCGCTGAGATTGTGAGCGGGGTCGGTGGAGATGATGAGAACGGAGGATCGAACCCTAGCGAGACAGATTGCGAGGATGGAACTGCATGTCGTCTTCCCAACGCCTCCTTTCCCACCCACGAATACCCATTTTAGAGAATCTTGATCCAGAATGTTCTGCACTGTCGCCTCCGGCATATCCGACGCCATTCCTTCCTTCCTCTTCGACAGATATCGAGTCTCGCTCGCAATGCCCTTTCACTTTGGCGTATGGATGGAAAAGAGTTTTAACGATTCCCGGTTTAAGTTTATTGGGTTATTTGGTTCTTGCTTGGTTTGACCAAATCATAAAATATCGAATTGTTAATTTTTTAAATATCTCAGCTTCGTTTTCAATCGGTTTAACTTCGGTTCAGTCTTTAGCACGATCAATATCAGCTAGAGCTGAGCTGGTTGGTGTAGGAGAATGGCGGCGGCGGCGGCGGCGGTGACATCATCAGAAGAAGGAGCGAAAGTGCAAGTGTTCGTAGACTGGCTGCAGGTGAATGGAGCTGAGTTACGAGGCTGCACCATCAACTCTTCCCCAAAAGGATTTGGCATTTTCGCCGACGCTCAAGGCTCTTCCGACGGTAAAGCTTAAAGCTACGCTCATCCATCATCTGCTGGAAATTTGATTTGATTTGATTTTATCTCTAAATGAAAAAGAAAATGATGTGAGTGAGTTTCAGATGACGATGTATTGGTGGTTGTTCCGCTTGAATTGGCCATCACCCCTATGAGAGTCCTTCAGGAGCCTCTCCTGGGCCCTGAGTGTCGCTCCATGTTCGAACAAGGTCATGTCGATGACCGCTTTCTCATCATTTTGTTCCTTACTTTTGAGCGTCTTCGTCCTCTTTCTTCTTGGAAGCCGTAATCTCTCTCACTCTT
Proteins encoded:
- the LOC106312301 gene encoding ATPase GET3, translating into MASDMPEATVQNILDQDSLKWVFVGGKGGVGKTTCSSILAICLARVRSSVLIISTDPAHNLSDAFQQRFTKSPTLVQGFSNLFAMEVDPTVETDDLAGPEGMDSLFSDLANAIPGIDEAMSFAEMLKLVQTMDYATIVFDTAPTGHTLRLLQFPATLEKGLSKLMSLKSRFGGLMNQMSRMFGMEDEFGEDALLGRLEGLKDVIEQVNRQFKDPDLTTFVCVCIPEFLSLYETERLVQELAKFEIDTHNIIINQVLYDDEDVESKLLRARMRMQQKYLDQFYMLYDDFNITKLPLLPEEVTGVEALKAFSDKFLTPYHPTTSRSNVEELERKVHTLRLQLKTAEEELERIKS